The following are from one region of the Mustela lutreola isolate mMusLut2 chromosome 9, mMusLut2.pri, whole genome shotgun sequence genome:
- the LOC131807258 gene encoding intraflagellar transport protein 172 homolog, with product MRGQLEVLREEYEREATKKGARGMEGFVDQARQWEQAGEYSRAVDCYLKVRGSGSSSLEEKCWMKVRRAPPFLAAHFPDRPHSQHSSSDIAFSSWASHFHSGDRYLLSAC from the exons ATGCGGGGTCAGCTGGAGGTTCTGAGGGAAGAGTATGAGCGGGAGGCTACCAAGAAAGGGGCCAG GGGCATGGAGGGGTTCGTGGACCAAGCTCGCCAGTGGGAGCAGGCTGGAGAGTATAGCCGTGCCGTCGACTGCTACCTCAAGGTGCGGGGCTCAGGCAGCAGCAGCCTGGAGGAAAAGTGCTGGATGAAGGTGAGGCGGGCTCCACCCTTCCTGGCTGCCCACTTCCCGGACCGCCCTCACAGCCAGCATTCCTCCTCAGACATTGCTTTTTCCTCCTGGGCCTCTCATTTTCACTCAGGCGACAGGTACCTGCTGAGTGCTTGCTAG